One Candidatus Nitronauta litoralis genomic window, TTCCGTTCGTTCGTGTGGATGTCGGCGATAATTTTAAGGAACCGTCGCGGCAAGGGCGATTGAAAGCTGGGACCATGGCGAAGGCAATGCAGCAAATGCAATACGATGCGGTTGTCCTGGGCGAAAAGGATCTGGTTTATGGAAACTCCTTCCTAAAAAAGTTGCCCGCCCTGCCCTGGCTTTCGGCAAATGTAAAAATAAAAGAATTGCCTGTGCCTTCTTACAAGGTCAAAACACTGTCTAACGGTTTAAAAGTCGGGTTGATTTCGGTTGCGGAGCCAGAGTTGTTTTATGGAGGCGGACACTCTAATGTCACTGTCGAGTCGCCTGAAAAAGCCCTTGCCCGAAGGCTGCCTGAGTTGCAAAAGAAAAATCCGGATTTAATCGTTTTACTCACTCACATGAAAAAAGAGGCGGCGCTCAAGTTGTTAAAGGTGAAGGGTGTCGACCTCATCATCAACGGACACATTCATGACGATCAGCATCTGGTTGATTTCAATCCGGTGGAGCGCGAAGGCAAATTGTTTGTCCAACCTGGCCCGCGAGGACAAAAACTGGGAGAGCTCAAGGTCACACTGAACGCCGACGGCACCAAAACCTTTAACACAAAAATTATAAAACTCGATTCAAATATTCCTTCGGATCCCGAGATGACTGCCTTGTACAGTGAATACAATGACGGTGTCGAATCTATATTCATGGAAACACTCAAGGCCAAGCGTAAAAACAAAACTTCAATTTATGCTACAGACAAGACCTGCAAAACATGTCATGCGGAAACTCATACAAAGTGGGAACAGTCGCGACACGGACACGCCTATAAGACTCTCCTGAAGGTGAACAAGGCCTTCGACCCCGAATGTCTGATTTGCCACACCACCGGTTTTAATCAAACGGGCGGATTTTTAAGTGCTGTCGACACACCCAAGCTTAAAAATGTTCAGTGCGAAATGTGTCATGGTCCCCAAAAGAAACACACCCAGTCGCCCAAGGGAGGGTTCGCCAAAGAAGCCCGAAATGCCTGCGGCAAATGCCACGTTCGAAACCACAGCCCCAATTTCAGCTTCGAAAAATACTGGCCGAAAATAAAGCACTGATCCAGAAAAAGGGCCCCTCCTCCAGCCACCTTTCGCTTAAACCAAGATTTTTCAAAGTTTTTCAAGGTCGAGAAAATACCCCAAATCGGTTTAAGCCGGGGTAAAATGAATTATAATGTTTCAGTACGTCTGAAACGGATACTTTTCAGCGGCCTCGGGTGGCCCGCACTTATTTAGATGGGCATAACATTTAGCCCTATAATTTCCCAGGAGATTTTCATGAGAACCCTCTTCACCCTGCTCATCATGTTGACTTTATTCATTCCCCAGGCCGGAATAGCGGCAGACGGTTCCCTCAAGGGAAAGTACAAAGTGATCGGGGACCTTGCCAAGCTCAAGGGCTTGAAACAGGTGGAAATGGAAGAGTATTTCAATTATTCCTGTGGGCATTGTTACAAATTTCTGGACACCTCGGAAAAACTTCACAAGCAGTTCAAGGGAAAAGTATTCCACAAGAAGGTTCCAGTTTACTGGGGAAACCAGACCCCCTACCCCGCTATGGCTTACTACATAGCTGACCAACACGGTATTGAAAAGAAATTCACTCGGGAGTTGTTCGACACGAACTTCCTGATGGAAATCAATATATTCCAACCGCGCGTTATCAAATTATTATCGCGGGACCACGGAATTGAAAAAGAATTCACCAGCGGCATGCAGTCGCCTGCAATCAAGCAACAAGTGGAACAAGGCATGGCCAAGGCCAAGCAATATGAAATTAATGAAACACCCACCGTTATCATCAATGGAGTTCTCAAGGTCACACCCAGTATTTCTGGAGGGTCTGTTGACCTGATGACGGAGAACCTTGCGGTGATTCTTGAAGACATTCTGAAGCAGTGACCTTATCCCCGCCCCAAAAGAGTAATCCGCCCCGGCGACGGTTTCCAATCCTGCAATTAGGGCTAGCTTTTGCCCTGGTTGTCGCCACCGTTTTCACCCCGTTAAAGCTGGAGCGAGCCGGATTTACCTCTGTTCAAGCTCAAGCCAGTTTCTTTAACAAAGAACTGGAAATATTTGAAGAGGTATTGGACCTGGTGGCGGATAAATATGTTTACCCGCCGGATTACCGCAAGCTATTTGGTTCTGTCATCGATGCCATGCTGAGTATGCCACCGGAAGGGGCACTTGAAATTACAGAGCATGGGGATGGGAAAACCATTGTGTCCGGCAGTAGTAAACTTATGTTCCACCTCAACTACAGTTACGATGACAATCTGAGAAGCGCCCGTAAAGTGTTTCGCTTCCTCCTTAAACATCATACTGATTCAATAAAAGAGGATCAGCTTGAGACCATCGCCATTCATGGAATAATGAGTTCCCTTGATAACTACTCGCTTTATCTGAACCCTGAGGAATTTGAAAACAGCATGCGAGACACAGAGGGGCAATATGGTGGCCTCGGAATGGTTATCACCCTGGAAGACCTGAAACTCACCGTTGTCAAAACGATGAAAGGTTCACCGGCAGAAGAGGCCGGGTTACTGAAGGGAGACATCATCACGCATGTCGATGGTGAAGAAATCAAGGGTATGCAGATTCACGAACTGGCCGCCCGGTTGAGAGGGTTGCCGGACACACAGGTAAAAATCCGTACCCTGAGACCAAAAACAGGAGAGAAAAGCCGCTTCACCATGACCCGGAGGGTCATTCACATTGAGTCCGTCGAATTCAAATGGTTAAAAGACGATACGGCATACATCAAGATCTCCAGTTTTTCCAAACGGACCAATGAACAACTGGAAGCGGCCCTCGAAAAGGCAACTGAAAAAGGCATGCGGGCGCTGGTCCTCGACCTTCGTAGCAATCCAGGCGGGTTGTTGAATCAATCTGTTCTCGTGGCCAGTCATTTTCTTGAAGAAGGGCGGCTCATTGTTTACACCCGAGGACGACATGTGCGCGACTCTCAGGAATACGATGCGATGTTTTCCGAGAGCCTGAGCAAACTACCGGTGGCTGTATTGATCAACGGGCATAGCGCCAGCGCCTCGGAAATTGTGGCGGGCTCTCTTCGTGATTCCGGGAAAGCGATCCTGATTGGAGAAAACTCTTATGGGAAAGGATCGGTACAGACCATCTTCAGAATGAGCGACGGCTCAGGATTGCGTCTGACCACCTCCAAGTACTTCACTCCCTCGGGAATCGACATTACAGAACAAGGGATTACACCTGAAATTCGTATTGAAAAAGATCTCCCCCCCGACCCTGAGGAAAAGCGTTCCACAGAAAAAACGAAGACCAAACGTAAACTCAGAGGGCTGGACCCCTTAACTGTAAAGGAATCGGAAATCCGCCAATATCTTAAATCAAAAGGCATTTCACCTGACCAGGAAATCGACTCGCAGGTTCACCTGGCCCGCATCGTTTTAAAAAATTCCAAACCGACGCGAAGCCATACGCTTGCCAAAGCGAGGAAACTGGTTCAGGATATGCACTTTTAACAACGACCCCAAACCTCTTAAAGGCTGATCTAAAGATCCGCGGCTCACAGGCCTTATAACCTGAATGTGTTAATGAGTTTAAAGAGGTGCACTTCAAACAAATCATCAGGGAATTTCTTTGCTATGAATATTCTGGATATCGACTGGGACAACAATAAAGTAAAAAGTGATTTTCAGGAATGGGACATTGTTTCAAACAATGCCAATAAATTCCTGCTTTGCCAACGGAAAGAGAACGGCCGATACCGTGCTGCTGAAGCGGATGTCAAAATGATGCACATCTGGGAGGTGAAAGAAATCCGTTACGAAGCACCGGGTGGCGAGAAGTTCGTTTTTGATGAAGACTCGGGAATTATCAAATTATAAACTGGCTTCCAGTTTGAGCTTTTTCAGGTGGGCCAGTTTTTCTTTTAACTCGTTCTTTGTTTTATCTGCAATGAAATTTCCTCGCAAGTCCAGCTTCTTAAGCCTGGGAAACTTATCCGACTGAGCCAAAGCCAAAGCTCCCGCATCGCGCACCTCATTCCAGCCCAGCCCCAGTTTTTCGAGCTTGGTCATCCCGACTGCACCTGCCAAGGCTACCGTACCAGCATCCATTAAATAATTATGTCGAATCTCAAGTTTCTTCAGGTTGGGGAAAGCGCCGGATTTTGCCAGCATATCCCCGGCTTTTTCTGACAACTTGCAGTAACGCAGGTCCAGGCTTTTGACTTTCTTTAACCTGTCTCCCAGCTTTAAAAGTTTTTCAAGACCCTCATCCCCAATTTTTTTCCCCGAGAGATTGAGCACTGTACCACCTCGTAAAAAACCAGCGGCAAAAACAGCGTCATAATCAATTTTCTTTTCATCAAGTTGCCCCAAAACAGGTGCCGTAAAACCGAGAAAAATGGCCACCAATAGAAACTTCTTAAACAAATGCAAAATTGTATGGTTTGTTGACGGTGTGATCATTCTTCATCCTCTTCATCGCGCCAGGAAGGGCGGTACACCATATCTTCATCATCCTCGTCATCTTCATCAACATAACCAAGGTCTTCCAGGTCATCAATATGCAAATGACAGAGACGTGTACGACACCGTGCATTTTTGAGTGCATCCAGGCCATCCTTTCGAATCCTGTTGCCTGAGAGATAGAGGTGGGTTACCTTTTTCAGCACTTCAGAATCCGCAATTGCTATCGCACCTTCATCCTCGATCAGGTTTCCATACAAACCCAGT contains:
- a CDS encoding thioredoxin domain-containing protein: MRTLFTLLIMLTLFIPQAGIAADGSLKGKYKVIGDLAKLKGLKQVEMEEYFNYSCGHCYKFLDTSEKLHKQFKGKVFHKKVPVYWGNQTPYPAMAYYIADQHGIEKKFTRELFDTNFLMEINIFQPRVIKLLSRDHGIEKEFTSGMQSPAIKQQVEQGMAKAKQYEINETPTVIINGVLKVTPSISGGSVDLMTENLAVILEDILKQ
- a CDS encoding S41 family peptidase, whose translation is MTLSPPQKSNPPRRRFPILQLGLAFALVVATVFTPLKLERAGFTSVQAQASFFNKELEIFEEVLDLVADKYVYPPDYRKLFGSVIDAMLSMPPEGALEITEHGDGKTIVSGSSKLMFHLNYSYDDNLRSARKVFRFLLKHHTDSIKEDQLETIAIHGIMSSLDNYSLYLNPEEFENSMRDTEGQYGGLGMVITLEDLKLTVVKTMKGSPAEEAGLLKGDIITHVDGEEIKGMQIHELAARLRGLPDTQVKIRTLRPKTGEKSRFTMTRRVIHIESVEFKWLKDDTAYIKISSFSKRTNEQLEAALEKATEKGMRALVLDLRSNPGGLLNQSVLVASHFLEEGRLIVYTRGRHVRDSQEYDAMFSESLSKLPVAVLINGHSASASEIVAGSLRDSGKAILIGENSYGKGSVQTIFRMSDGSGLRLTTSKYFTPSGIDITEQGITPEIRIEKDLPPDPEEKRSTEKTKTKRKLRGLDPLTVKESEIRQYLKSKGISPDQEIDSQVHLARIVLKNSKPTRSHTLAKARKLVQDMHF